The Pararhodobacter sp. genome has a window encoding:
- a CDS encoding P27 family phage terminase small subunit has protein sequence MEAGMARGRRGDPPEVQAAKGHPGRRKTKVEKQIERSQQLADLLAAAPSESGDALSPPRFLDERFAPALRVWRDYAPRLQKLNLLDHLHRYTFSLFCIAVGEWVTANEDILADGYSSKVKTVSGDFMWRENPAVSRRDAATKIIFELSKRFGLTPLDQANLFKEHAASPLGGLFGDRAQPGAGERGGEAQAAAPQADDVVGMLARMDAPPPGTRTN, from the coding sequence ATGGAGGCGGGCATGGCGCGCGGAAGACGCGGTGATCCGCCGGAGGTGCAGGCCGCGAAGGGGCACCCCGGACGGCGCAAAACCAAGGTTGAAAAACAGATTGAGCGGTCGCAGCAACTGGCGGACTTGCTGGCGGCGGCCCCATCGGAATCGGGCGATGCGCTTTCGCCGCCCCGGTTCCTGGATGAGCGCTTTGCGCCGGCGCTGCGGGTGTGGCGAGACTATGCGCCAAGGCTCCAGAAGCTGAACCTTCTCGACCATCTGCACCGCTACACCTTTTCGCTGTTCTGCATTGCTGTCGGGGAGTGGGTGACCGCGAATGAGGACATCCTTGCGGATGGCTACTCCAGCAAGGTCAAGACGGTTTCGGGCGATTTCATGTGGCGGGAAAATCCTGCTGTATCGCGCCGGGATGCCGCCACGAAGATCATTTTCGAATTGTCAAAGCGCTTTGGGCTGACGCCGCTCGACCAGGCGAATCTGTTCAAAGAACACGCGGCCTCGCCATTGGGGGGCCTTTTTGGCGACCGTGCCCAGCCGGGGGCGGGGGAGCGGGGTGGGGAGGCGCAGGCCGCCGCGCCGCAGGCTGATGATGTGGTGGGGATGCTTGCTCGTATGGATGCACCGCCGCCGGGAACGCGAACGAATTAG
- a CDS encoding HNH endonuclease, whose amino-acid sequence MASKPKLFRPGHARDRTEQNREYDARRGSARSRGYTSAWDKAARAYLAAHPLCAYCGLVDQVAAAECVDHLYPQRVYPETFWRSEWWVPSCHACHNGYKQGVERKGLAALDALAVRLGRPVRPR is encoded by the coding sequence ATGGCGAGCAAGCCAAAACTCTTTCGCCCCGGCCATGCGCGCGACCGCACCGAACAGAACCGGGAGTATGACGCGCGGCGCGGCTCTGCGCGGTCACGGGGCTATACGTCTGCATGGGACAAGGCGGCGCGGGCCTATCTGGCGGCGCATCCGCTGTGTGCCTATTGCGGGCTGGTGGATCAGGTGGCGGCGGCGGAGTGCGTGGATCACCTCTACCCGCAGCGGGTCTACCCTGAGACATTCTGGCGCTCTGAATGGTGGGTGCCGTCATGCCATGCCTGCCACAATGGCTATAAGCAGGGCGTGGAGCGCAAGGGGCTCGCGGCGCTGGATGCGTTGGCGGTGCGCCTCGGTCGGCCTGTGCGACCGCGCTAG